From Streptomyces sp. NBC_00683, one genomic window encodes:
- the yaaA gene encoding peroxide stress protein YaaA gives MLVLLPPSEGKAASGRGAPLKPEALSLPGLAGARAAILDELVELCMADEEKAREVLGLSEGLRGEIAKNAELRTAGTRPAGEIYTGVLYDALDLASLDPAARRRAGKSLLVFSGLWGAVHIGDRIPSYRCSMGVKLPGLGALNAYWRAPMASVMPEAAGSGLVLDLRSSAYTGAWKPAGEVAERTASVRVLQSQMVNGVEKRSVVSHFNKATKGRMVRDLLLAGARPKGPAELVEVLRDLGHVVEAQAPERAGRAWALDVVVTEIH, from the coding sequence GTGCTCGTGCTGTTGCCGCCCTCCGAGGGAAAGGCCGCCTCGGGGCGCGGAGCACCCCTGAAGCCGGAGGCCCTGTCGCTTCCGGGCCTCGCCGGGGCGCGGGCCGCGATTCTCGACGAGCTGGTCGAGCTGTGCATGGCCGACGAGGAGAAGGCACGTGAGGTGCTCGGCCTGAGCGAAGGGCTGCGGGGCGAGATCGCGAAGAACGCGGAGCTGCGCACGGCAGGTACCCGGCCGGCCGGGGAGATCTACACGGGGGTGCTGTACGACGCCCTGGACCTGGCCTCACTGGACCCGGCGGCCCGGCGGCGGGCGGGGAAGTCCCTCCTGGTCTTCTCCGGGCTGTGGGGCGCGGTGCACATCGGCGACCGGATTCCTTCGTACCGCTGCTCGATGGGCGTGAAGCTGCCGGGTCTGGGCGCGCTCAACGCGTACTGGCGCGCGCCCATGGCCTCGGTCATGCCGGAGGCGGCCGGGAGCGGGCTCGTGCTGGATCTGCGGTCGTCGGCGTACACCGGGGCGTGGAAGCCGGCGGGCGAGGTCGCGGAGCGTACGGCGAGCGTGCGGGTACTTCAGTCGCAGATGGTGAACGGGGTGGAGAAGCGGTCGGTGGTCAGCCACTTCAACAAGGCGACCAAGGGCCGGATGGTCCGCGACCTGCTGCTCGCGGGGGCGCGGCCGAAGGGCCCGGCGGAGCTGGTCGAGGTGCTGCGGGACCTCGGTCACGTGGTCGAGGCGCAGGCTCCGGAGCGGGCCGGCCGGGCGTGGGCGCTCGATGTGGTGGTCACCGAGATCCACTGA
- a CDS encoding sulfite exporter TauE/SafE family protein: MTWSTGLLGFVAGLLISVATAPVGVSGAVFLLPVQVSVLGVPSPAVTPTNLLYNVVSCPGALLRYRNTGRLRGPLTRLLVVGAVPGVVVGAVIRVFAVPGPVVFRLFIAVLLLPLGAWLCARTLRPSRRAAASAQPSPRATTALAVAVGVAGGIYGIGGGSLLGPILVGRGVPVAKVAPAALACTFVTSLAGAGTYALLSLTATGDIAPDWPLGLVCGFGGLCGGYLGARLQPRLPETALRLLLGSLALGIGTLYAVQVLR; encoded by the coding sequence GTGACCTGGTCCACGGGACTGCTCGGCTTCGTGGCGGGCCTGCTGATATCGGTGGCGACGGCGCCCGTGGGCGTGTCCGGCGCCGTGTTCCTGCTTCCGGTCCAGGTCAGCGTGCTCGGCGTGCCGAGCCCCGCCGTGACCCCCACCAACCTGCTGTACAACGTGGTGTCCTGCCCCGGGGCGCTGCTGCGCTACCGCAACACCGGCCGACTGCGCGGACCGCTGACCCGGCTGCTCGTCGTGGGCGCGGTGCCGGGCGTCGTGGTCGGCGCGGTGATCCGGGTCTTCGCCGTGCCGGGACCGGTCGTCTTCCGTCTGTTCATCGCCGTCCTGCTGCTCCCCCTGGGGGCCTGGCTGTGCGCCCGGACCCTGCGCCCCTCGCGCCGCGCCGCCGCCTCCGCGCAGCCCTCACCGCGTGCCACCACCGCTCTCGCCGTAGCGGTCGGTGTCGCGGGCGGTATCTACGGGATCGGCGGCGGTTCCCTGCTCGGTCCGATCCTCGTCGGGCGCGGGGTCCCGGTCGCGAAGGTCGCACCCGCGGCCCTCGCCTGCACGTTCGTGACCTCCCTCGCGGGAGCGGGCACCTACGCACTGCTGTCGCTGACCGCCACGGGCGACATCGCACCGGACTGGCCGCTCGGCCTGGTCTGCGGTTTCGGCGGACTCTGCGGCGGCTACCTCGGGGCCCGCCTCCAGCCCCGCCTTCCCGAGACGGCGCTGCGGCTCCTGCTGGGCTCCCTGGCCCTGGGGATCGGCACGCTGTACGCCGTCCAGGTCCTGCGCTGA
- the eda gene encoding bifunctional 4-hydroxy-2-oxoglutarate aldolase/2-dehydro-3-deoxy-phosphogluconate aldolase: MTSSAPSASPSVLDLAPVVPVVVLQDAADAVPLARALVAGGLPAIEVTLRTPAALDAIRAIAAEVPDAVVGAGTVISVSHVTETVAAGARFLVSPGWTDTLLDAMKASGVPFLPGVSTTSEVVALLERGVTEMKFFPAEAAGGTAYLKALSAPLPQARFCPTGGISLASATSYLALPNVGCIGGSWMVPGDAVAAKDWARVERLAREASALRD, from the coding sequence ATGACCTCATCCGCGCCTTCCGCGTCCCCTTCCGTGCTGGACCTCGCCCCCGTCGTCCCCGTCGTCGTCCTCCAGGACGCGGCCGACGCGGTGCCGCTGGCCCGCGCACTCGTCGCGGGCGGACTCCCGGCGATCGAGGTGACGCTGCGGACGCCCGCCGCACTCGACGCGATCCGGGCGATCGCCGCGGAGGTCCCGGACGCCGTGGTGGGTGCGGGCACGGTGATATCCGTGTCGCATGTGACCGAGACGGTCGCCGCCGGGGCGCGCTTCCTGGTCAGTCCGGGCTGGACGGACACGCTCCTGGACGCGATGAAGGCGTCGGGGGTGCCGTTCCTGCCGGGGGTCTCCACGACGTCCGAGGTGGTCGCGCTGCTGGAACGCGGCGTCACGGAGATGAAGTTCTTCCCGGCCGAGGCGGCCGGTGGTACGGCCTACCTCAAGGCCCTGTCCGCGCCCCTGCCGCAGGCCAGGTTCTGCCCCACGGGCGGGATCTCGCTCGCGTCGGCAACGTCGTACCTGGCCCTGCCGAACGTCGGCTGCATCGGCGGCAGTTGGATGGTGCCCGGCGACGCCGTGGCCGCGAAGGACTGGGCGCGGGTGGAACGGCTGGCACGCGAGGCGTCCGCGCTGCGCGACTGA